Proteins encoded in a region of the Mercenaria mercenaria strain notata chromosome 1, MADL_Memer_1, whole genome shotgun sequence genome:
- the LOC128559022 gene encoding uncharacterized protein LOC128559022, translating to MEQVIVCQMRSVSQFSINVQVCNKNITAVVDTAAQVTIISDVIYKSLPNPPPIKREVKMKAAGKDMAMSGYVVGPVKLQIGSKSYTEDINVAPIEQDMLLGFDILHKDKAVLDMGKGTLSFYGMTLKLNEASLDTNEMPSIARVTVCKRQVLPPHSVAKIQCRMDLNLPDYVIEPEENIKAKFLSPKVVRSSGTKPIMCLLNTSDRYRVLKKGENIGNAYVIQDFFRSNDSGITSQVERVSQVELDPVTSETDPLKHLPNHLQQVFTESSENLEEDQKVSYAKILIEYQDVFAKNDFDLGNFTAIEHTIDTGDAKPIKQRMRKTPACFSGEEEAHLEKMLQAGVIQESTSDWASAPVLNRKSA from the coding sequence ATGGAACAGGTAATCGTCTGTCAAATGAGGTCTGTCTCACAGTTTTCCATCAATGTACAGGTATGTAACAAAAACATAACAGCAGTGGTAGATACAGCAGCACAGGTAACAATAATTTCAGATGTTATCTATAAATCATTACCAAACCCACCGCCAATTAAGCGGGAAGTGAAAATGAAAGCTGCTGGAAAAGACATGGCAATGTCTGGCTATGTAGTAGGTCCTGTAAAATTGCAGATAGGATCCAAATCTTACACAGAAGACATAAATGTAGCTCCCATAGAACAAGACATGCTGTTAGGTTTCGATATACTGCACAAAGATAAGGCTGTATTAGACATGGGTAAAGGTACCTTATCATTTTATGGGATGACTTTGAAGTTAAATGAGGCAAGCCTAGATACAAATGAGATGCCAAGCATTGCTAGGGTAACAGTATGCAAAAGACAAGTGTTACCACCACACTCTGTAGCTAAAATTCAGTGTCGTATGGACTTAAACTTACCAGACTATGTTATCGAACCAGAAGAAAACATAAAAGCCAAGTTTTTATCTCCGAAAGTGGTAAGAAGCTCAGGAACTAAACCCATCATGTGTCTTTTAAATACAAGTGATAGATATAGAGTGCTGAAAAAAGGTGAAAACATAGGCAATGCTTATGTCATACAAGATTTTTTCAGATCCAATGACTCTGGTATCACTTCACAGGTAGAAAGAGTGTCACAGGTGGAACTTGATCCAGTTACATCTGAAACAGACCCGTTGAAACATCTACCCAATCACTTGCAACAAGTTTTCACTGAATCTAGTGAAAATTTAGAAGAAGATCAGAAGGTAAGCTATGCAAAGATTCTAATAGAATACCAAGATGTATTTGCTAAGAATGACTTTGATCTAGGCAACTTTACAGCTATAGAACATACTATAGATACAGGTGATGCAAAACCTATCAAACAGAGAATGCGGAAAACCCCTGCATGTTTTTCTGGTGAGGAAGAAGCTCACTTAGAAAAAATGTTACAAGCAGGAGTTATACAAGAGTCAACATCAGATTGGGCATCTGCACCAGTGCTTAACCGGAAAAG
- the LOC128559029 gene encoding uncharacterized protein LOC128559029: MNYQETLKKLTDRFDEHDIPATVQAKFMQSSQTIGETLEDWADRVLTLTVRAFKGLPETFANEQAVNKFCQGMEDKDAGEYVCNQAPGTVHQAIQMVRRYQQIHVAMHGKSKPDRQKRRVDYDSETVSAFNQIQPSRSEYVQQQGLQKALQDLEVRLKKTIIDKLEQPGKRMRPTRPRFEHKSRACYTCGKEGHFRRNCPNKQKYNLNFKGSEKKAAPQPPSQ, translated from the coding sequence ATGAACTATCAAGAAACCTTAAAGAAACTAACAGACAGATTTGACGAGCATGACATACCAGCTACTGTTCAAGCAAAATTCATGCAATCGTCTCAAACTATTGGTGAGACGTTAGAGGACTGGGCTGATAGGGTTCTTACTTTGACTGTGAGAGCTTTCAAAGGTTTACCTGAAACATTTGCAAATGAACAGGCAGTAAACAAATTCTGCCAAGGCATGGAGGATAAAGATGCTGGAGAATATGTTTGTAATCAAGCTCCAGGAACAGTACATCAAGCTATTCAAATGGTAAGAAGGTACCAACAAATTCATGTAGCTATGCATGGTAAGTCGAAACCTGATAGGCAAAAAAGGAGAGTAGATTACGACTCAGAAACTGTAAGTGCTTTTAATCAAATACAGCCTTCAAGGAGTGAATATGTTCAACAACAGGGCCTGCAGAAAGCTCTCCAAGATCTAGAGGTACggttaaagaaaacaattatagaTAAATTAGAACAACCAGGTAAGAGAATGAGGCCAACAAGACCACGATTTGAACATAAATCACGGGCTTGTTATACATGTGGAAAAGAAGGACATTTTAGAAGAAATTGTCCTAATAAACAAAAGTATAATTTAAACTTCAAAGGGTCGGAGAAGAAGGCCGCACCCCAACCCCCAAGTCAGTAG